Proteins encoded within one genomic window of Anopheles gambiae chromosome 3, idAnoGambNW_F1_1, whole genome shotgun sequence:
- the LOC1279326 gene encoding actin-binding protein IPP, translating to MPPLNNYNGNNCGDIICSLSTQSPLSPTDVSQAVGGAAGGTAGSSGGKPRFSCPHYAQKMLLNLNALRLDSRFCDVEIKVGDATSVHAHRAVLSASSAYFEAMFRPELGLSEGKQKTVTLHSIRADILELLVEFIYTGQIEIEQSNVQELLAAADMLQVPEVVDGCCEYLCRELHSSNALGILRFAEAHNCRQLAEVAANFVHSNFPKVALEDELLDIPHTLLVKVIASEALRVDSEYQVFNAALRWIRHDVVPRRQYVFEILSHVRIALVPVGLIDQAIAECRDVSLKIALRSVRKDLTSRRGQLVPLRVCPRVCAKKSIYVIGGSRRERSTGWTPTDWIFESVIKYDIFRHEWIESAPMEIGRILPGVAALGGKIYVIGGERGSQILANGEVYDTQNNNWEPMAPMNVPRCEFGLCTLGGTLYAMGGWIGEDIGGSIECYDPMKNAWRMVGDLPEPKFSMGVVSFEGLIYIVGGCNTHSRYLTDLISYNPVTHEWTKLARMQTARCQMGVAILDRHLYVVGGNSSQQEVLRTVERYSFDEDKWSMVSPMTVRRSSPAVAAADGLLYVAGGDQPCEINFYRAQITIASFECYNPITDQWKVCPDLPTSRSEAGAVVV from the exons ATGCCCCCACTAAACAACTACAATGGCAACAACTGTGGAGACATCATATGCTCACTCTCGACGCAGTCACCACTTTCCCCGACGGATGTGTCGCAGGCAGTCGGTGGAGCGGCAGGTGGTACTGCTGGCAGCAGCGGGGGCAAGCCGCGATTCAGCTGCCCGCATTACGCACAAAAGATGCTGCTTAATTTGAACGCGCTGCGGCTAGATTCACGCTTCTGTGACGTTGAGATCAAGGTTGGCGATGCTACGTCCGTCCACGCCCATCGGGCCGTGCTGAGTGCCAGTTCCGCCTACTTCGAGGCCATGTTCCGGCCCGAGCTGGGGCTGAGCGAGGGCAAACAGAAGACCGTTACGCTCCACTCGATTCGGGCCGACATTTTGGAGCTGCTGGTCGAGTTCATCTACACCGGCCAAATCGAAATCGAACAG AGCAATGTGCAGGAGCTGCTGGCTGCTGCCGACATGCTGCAGGTGCCCGAGGTAGTGGACGGCTGCTGCGAGTATCTGTGCCGGGAGCTACACTCATCGAACGCGCTTGGCATACTGCGATTCGCCGAAGCGCACAACTGTCGCCAGCTGGCCGAGGTGGCGGCCAACTTTGTCCACAGCAACTTTCCGAAGGTCGCCCTCGAGGACGAACTGCTCGACATTCCGCACACGCTGCTGGTGAAGGTGATCGCCTCCGAGGCGCTGCGGGTCGACAGCGAGTATCAGGTGTTTAATGCCGCGCTGCGCTGGATCCGACACGATGTGGTGCCGCGCCGCCAGTACGTGTTTGAAATTTTGTCCCACGTGCGCATCGCTCTAGTGCCGGTAGGGCTGATCGATCAGGCCATCGCCGAGTGCCGGGATGTGTCGCTCAAGATAGCGCTCCGCTCGGTGCGCAAGGATCTGACATCGCGCCGCGGTCAGCTCGTGCCGTTGCGCGTGTGCCCGCGAGTTTGTGCGAAGAAAAGCATCTACGTGATTGGCGGATCGCGGCGGGAACGGTCGACCGGATGGACGCCAACGGATTGGATCTTTGAGTCCGTCATCAAGTATGACATCTTTCGGCACGAGTGGATCGAATCGGCCCCGATGGAGATCGGCCGCATCCTGCCAGGGGTGGCCGCACTCGGTGGCAAGATTTACGTGATCGGTGGCGAGCGCGGCAGCCAGATCCTGGCGAACGGGGAGGTGTACGACACACAGAACAACAACTGGGAACCGATGGCACCGATGAATGTGCCCCGGTGCGAGTTTGGGCTCTGTACGCTCGGCGGCACGCTGTACGCGATGGGCGGCTGGATCGGGGAGGACATTGGCGGCTCGATTGAGTGTTACGATCCGATGAAAAATGCGTGGCGAATGGTAGGCGATCTGCCGGAACCCAAGTTCAGTATGGGTGTCGTAAGTTTCGAAG GCTTGATATACATTGTCGGTGGCTGCAATACTCACTCGAGATATCTAACCGATCTGATCAG CTACAATCCCGTTACGCATGAATGGACGAAGCTCGCCCGAATGCAAACCGCTCGCTGCCAGATGGGGGTAGCCATTCTCGACCGCCATCTGTACGTGGTCGGTGGCAACAGCAGCCAGCAGGAAGTGCTACGCACAGTCGAACGCTACAGCTTCGACGAGGACAAGTGGTCAATGGTTTCGCCGATGACGGTACGCCGGTCCAGCCCAGCCGTAGCAGCGGCCGACGGCCTACTGTACGTGGCTGGTGGTGATCAGCCCTGCGAGATCAACTTTTACCGGGCGCAAATTACAATCGCTTCGTTCGAGTGCTACAATCCCATCACGGACCAGTGGAAGGTGTGCCCGGATCTACCGACCAGTCGTTCTGAGGCGGGTGCGGTAGTCGtctaa